Part of the Prosthecobacter sp. genome, CTCAGCCTGAAGATGGAAGCTCTCAGCTATGCCAGCATGGCTGAGATTCCGCTCATCGTCATCAATGTGCAGCGCGGCGGCCCCTCCACCGGTCTGCCGACGAGCGTGGAGCAGTCGGATTTGCTGCAAGCCATCTACGGCAGCCACGGTGACTGTCCGCGCATCGTGCTCGCCCCGCAGGATGTGGAAGATTGCTTCTACATCGCTCTCGAAGCCGGCAAACTTGCCCGCGAATATTCCTGTCCGGTCATCATTCTCAGCGATCAAGGCCTCAGCAGCCGCATCGAGGCCTTCACCGAGCCTGATCTCGACAAATGCTGGGTCGAACCCATGCTCGACATCGCGGAGCGTGCCGCAGACTTCAAACCCTACCCGCTCGACAGCGTCACCCGCCACGCGCCACCCGGAGCCAAGATGGCCAGCGGACGTTATCCGCACGTCACAGGTTTGGAGCACGACGAATGGGGGCATCCATCCGGCAATCCCAAGATGCACCAGAAGATGACTGACAAGCGCCGCAACAAGCTCATTGAGCTGAGCAAGAAGCTGCCGCTGCCGGAAATCTACGGCGAGCAGCAGGGAGACGTGCTCCTCGTCGGCTGGGGCAGCACTTATGGCCCGATCAAGGAAAGCGTGAACCGCATGCTCTCCGAAGGCCACAAGGTCGGCGCGATTCACATCCGCCATGTGCATCCAATGCCTGCGAAACTCGACACTATCTTTGCGAAGTTCAAAAAGGTCGTTGTCGTCGAGATGAACGACTCCGGCATGTATGGTTACGGCCAGCTCGCCACCATGCTGCGCGCCAGCCTGGCTGATCCCAAAATCCAGTCCGTGTGCAAGACTGACGGCCTCAACTTCCGCATCCGCGAGATCGTCACCGGTGTGGAAAAGGTGATGGCCGCCAACTGATCTTTTCCTCCGATTCTTCGAACTTTTTATCCCAACCACCATGTCCACCGCCACTCTGGAAGCCCCCGCTCCCGCCGCACCACCTGCCGACGGCAAGCTCACCAAAAAAATGCTCACCGCCGACCACCCGACATGGTGTCCGGGTTGCGGTGACTTCGCCGTCCTCGCTGCATTCTACAAGGTGCTCGAAAAGCTCCAATACCCGCACGAGAAGATCGTCTGCGTCGCCGGCATCGGCTGCTCCTCACGCTTTCCGTACTTTGTGAACAGCCACGGCATCCATTTCATCCATGGCCGCGCTTTGCCGCTGGCCACCGGCATCTCTCTGAGCCGTCCAGACGTGCATGTCTTCGTCTTTGGCGGTGATGGCGACGGCTTCTCCATCGGCGGCAATCACCTCAACCACGCGGCGCGCAAAAACATCAAGCTGACCTACGTCATCATGGACAACTTCGTCTATGGCCTGACCAAGAAGCAGACCAGTCCTACCAGCCCGCAGGGCTTCAAATCCAAGACCGACCCCACCGGCAGCATCGACCGCCCCATCAATCCGATGAAGCAGCTCCTCGCCAGCGGTGCCACCTTCATCGCCCGCACGCACGCCGCGCAGGTGAAGCACATGATGGACGTCTTTGAACGCGCCATCCTCCACGACGGATTCAGCGTCGTCGAGTGCCTCAGCGAGTGCATCATGTTCTACG contains:
- a CDS encoding 2-oxoacid:acceptor oxidoreductase subunit alpha; its protein translation is MPTATASAPPSSVPAQTLRNAVIRLAGNSQDGIQSIGGFLARLAGRTQHDVMTYMTIPSTISGGPSIFQLHLGSGHVLTAGDEADVLVAFYQHSYDSHIGSLREGGICIYESAEVTEFKNERGIHHIGVPFTAATIEALGGSARDRGKNMFVLGLLCAVYQLDRDKLAGIVSRQFGKKDESVLRNAMLAFDAGYAYPIGDIGTFNFEEGEHKDEHRLSTDGNTLMTMGLIAAGVRYGSAYPITPWSSIMETLRSELPKYGGIYVQAEDELAAVSMTIGAAYAGHLAVTGSAGPGLSLKMEALSYASMAEIPLIVINVQRGGPSTGLPTSVEQSDLLQAIYGSHGDCPRIVLAPQDVEDCFYIALEAGKLAREYSCPVIILSDQGLSSRIEAFTEPDLDKCWVEPMLDIAERAADFKPYPLDSVTRHAPPGAKMASGRYPHVTGLEHDEWGHPSGNPKMHQKMTDKRRNKLIELSKKLPLPEIYGEQQGDVLLVGWGSTYGPIKESVNRMLSEGHKVGAIHIRHVHPMPAKLDTIFAKFKKVVVVEMNDSGMYGYGQLATMLRASLADPKIQSVCKTDGLNFRIREIVTGVEKVMAAN
- a CDS encoding thiamine pyrophosphate-dependent enzyme — translated: MSTATLEAPAPAAPPADGKLTKKMLTADHPTWCPGCGDFAVLAAFYKVLEKLQYPHEKIVCVAGIGCSSRFPYFVNSHGIHFIHGRALPLATGISLSRPDVHVFVFGGDGDGFSIGGNHLNHAARKNIKLTYVIMDNFVYGLTKKQTSPTSPQGFKSKTDPTGSIDRPINPMKQLLASGATFIARTHAAQVKHMMDVFERAILHDGFSVVECLSECIMFYEGSFDDSWPKKGGVFETIDETQHDVKDDVSAYKLADQPSPGKFGVFYDVDRPTKNEMEQKWIDSTQAKLGGVSQKDILKKRLEMMR